A part of Gossypium hirsutum isolate 1008001.06 chromosome A07, Gossypium_hirsutum_v2.1, whole genome shotgun sequence genomic DNA contains:
- the LOC107956875 gene encoding uncharacterized protein, translating to MAPRRTDNLEMEKKHLKVRAKFKQLKAEMRKIREDQRCIREEQIKLTTTFEEMERQCHELKQEVRMIAKQSAITRLKMGVMLGILKAREGGDLVQAATLTRFLGQIVAMEKVNANLALSQR from the exons ATGGCACCCAGAAGGACTGATAACCTAGAAATGGAGAAGAAGCATTTGAAAGTGAGGGCCAAATTCAAACAACTGAAAGCCGAGATGAGAAAGATAAGGGAAGATCAACGATGCATAAGAGAGGAGCAGATAAAATTAACGACAACGTTCGAAGAGATGGAGAGGCAATGTCATGAGCTGAAACAAGAAGTTCGAATGATCGCCAAACAATCAGCTATTACTCGACTCAAGATGGGTGTCATGTTGGGAATCTTGAAAGCTCGTGAGGGAGGAGATTTGGTTCAAGCTGCTACTCTCACTCGCTTCCTTGG ACAAATTGTTGCCATGGAGAAAGTAAATGCAAACTTGGCTCTAAGtcaaagatga